The following proteins come from a genomic window of Corallococcus sp. NCRR:
- a CDS encoding esterase/lipase family protein — MVQVTRPSSLTPSTQTRVAPESPARAKGAQGFNAIVKGDSFTSGAPAGLQQANALRLPIPWPGKGEADKIGWIQKAYPPAKDSTAEFMKLNQAVRAGQNVMPPEAKDCVFLAVGGLLSEAAPKQLYFDKNLDALEAQGLQVGRVPVDTDMGVEHNAAIVRQAVLEASKNGKQVVLIGHSKGGLDSAAALSMYPELQEHVRALVTIQSPYGGSPMAQDLLDNPLVRYGVGGAVEALGGSIQAGEDLTYDARKEFLAKHPMPPGIPTVSMASTTANPTSPLFLMEEYMQQRYGVKSDGLVLPQDAFIPGSKSVTLSGLDHLDSTGTTLNPFKPYQPEDLTLSLVAMALKMPKGE, encoded by the coding sequence ATGGTCCAGGTCACGCGTCCTTCCAGCCTCACGCCGTCCACGCAGACGCGGGTCGCTCCGGAGTCTCCTGCCCGGGCCAAGGGCGCGCAGGGCTTCAACGCCATCGTGAAGGGCGACAGCTTCACTTCGGGTGCTCCGGCGGGGTTGCAGCAGGCCAATGCCCTGCGCCTTCCCATCCCCTGGCCCGGCAAGGGCGAGGCGGACAAGATCGGCTGGATCCAGAAGGCGTATCCGCCGGCGAAGGACTCCACCGCGGAGTTCATGAAGCTCAACCAGGCCGTGCGCGCGGGCCAGAACGTGATGCCCCCCGAGGCCAAGGACTGCGTGTTCCTGGCGGTGGGCGGGCTGCTCTCCGAGGCCGCGCCCAAGCAGCTCTACTTCGACAAGAACCTGGACGCGCTCGAAGCGCAGGGCCTCCAGGTCGGCCGCGTGCCCGTGGACACGGACATGGGCGTGGAGCACAACGCCGCCATCGTCCGTCAGGCCGTGCTCGAGGCCTCCAAGAACGGCAAGCAGGTGGTGCTCATCGGCCACAGCAAGGGCGGCCTGGACTCCGCGGCGGCGCTGTCCATGTACCCGGAGCTCCAGGAGCACGTTCGCGCGCTGGTCACCATCCAGTCGCCCTACGGCGGCTCGCCCATGGCGCAGGACCTGCTGGACAACCCGCTCGTGCGCTACGGCGTGGGCGGCGCGGTCGAGGCGCTCGGTGGCAGCATCCAGGCCGGTGAGGACCTGACGTACGACGCGCGCAAGGAGTTCCTGGCCAAGCACCCGATGCCGCCGGGCATCCCCACCGTGTCCATGGCCTCCACCACCGCGAACCCCACGTCGCCGCTCTTCCTCATGGAGGAGTACATGCAGCAGCGCTACGGCGTGAAGTCCGACGGCCTGGTGCTCCCGCAGGACGCGTTCATCCCCGGCTCCAAGTCCGTGACCCTGTCCGGCCTGGATCACCTGGACTCGACCGGAACGACGCTCAACCCCTTCAAGCCCTACCAGCCCGAGGACCTGACCCTCTCGCTGGTCGCGATGGCGCTGAAGATGCCCAAGGGCGAGTGA
- a CDS encoding serine O-acetyltransferase: protein MGPTALTFYRAAKRLQALPKLASMVATVGDRLHNSHVDRKAVLHPTVELGYGGIGVIIAPGVEIGERSFISQNVSLEPLPGRVGVPRVGRDVFIGVGAQILGPVVIGDGAKVGANAIVLEDVAPGATVAGIPAKELKQKAPPTGT, encoded by the coding sequence ATGGGTCCGACGGCGCTGACGTTCTACCGGGCCGCGAAGCGGCTCCAGGCGCTCCCGAAGCTCGCGAGCATGGTGGCCACGGTGGGCGACCGCCTCCACAACAGCCACGTGGACAGGAAGGCCGTGCTGCACCCCACGGTGGAGCTGGGCTACGGAGGCATCGGCGTCATCATCGCGCCGGGCGTGGAGATTGGAGAGAGGAGCTTCATCTCCCAGAACGTGAGCCTGGAGCCCCTGCCCGGCCGTGTCGGCGTGCCCCGCGTGGGCCGCGACGTCTTCATCGGCGTGGGCGCCCAGATTCTGGGCCCGGTGGTGATTGGCGACGGCGCCAAGGTGGGCGCCAACGCCATCGTGCTGGAGGACGTGGCGCCCGGAGCCACCGTGGCGGGGATTCCGGCGAAGGAATTGAAGCAGAAGGCGCCGCCCACGGGGACGTGA
- a CDS encoding poly-gamma-glutamate biosynthesis protein PgsC/CapC: MALLSTLTLFPAYSLDTSILVAVLVGVLILALLTETLGWVFVGLVVPGYLASVFVIHPEAGCTVVAESLLTYGLALAFSSGLSRTGAWSEFFGRDRFFAVVLASVVVRAVSETWLLPVLGHWMDERWGTSFIVDRSLHSIGLVLVPLTANAFWKLKLRRGLWQVAVPVALTYVILRFVLLPGTNLSFSSLELMYEDVAQDFLSSPKAYIILLTTAFLAARFNLKYGWDFNGILVPALLALTWLEPLKLVATLAEVLLLVVAAKAVLSVPGLRTLNLEGPRKTVLVFCLGFLVKWGVGWAMGGRIPGLKVTDLFGFGYLVPTLLAVKMLQKQVIARVLLPTLHTSLAGFLIGSLAGFGLSLIEPRPATALTAEAPHDHVPGLGLDRSPLGLMVLGRATARESDVGGQSLRLKHGDLREYSGLWNGLDAWLESGRGEGLNALRAKAVALGLELRELPKQDGVPARFALVERVEGAGKAGWDTSLLIPGAHGPVLEVPRPLTEAPSAEAAALLCERVSCRAIIVSGMDSHRAGLVLGDALAQSETPLRHAHDALSSRERVQLRVDPSLKPGQAVLHTPDGKAPQGLDLLWPGATVTANPPPEPGGNWGEARVSVLRAGAFDLASLVIAHAQELAAPMTERDALGTLMVTPEVARVPAVRPSDAELLVLEQQVASPLLGGGTADVPKELRARWAGSMAALMGLRVHPVTECAGAATGCWWVTDAQDTPGRLGAGLMVRPGGSPLALEVPSPAREAGTLPVAAELWHESRATALVFATASGDMPHPATFGELRTSFQAFHQAAHRALPKEQGWVLHLRGFSGRPSVEADVLVDVGSPVLTEAQRPADLERLLSQEGPLGWLGQRVRYHDGSPELTGLNDASPQQVFSRTFGGARLATLWLSEPLRGAFVGPRLVAEELALTGLLPEEPRESPERALLADRLVAPTQPVSAALKEHFAELTASAERYVAQQNVHDLRALAQTKRVGNVTRQVKSGFSAEYGLPFLLVEARQGKQVLRAVYFLQQHPSPAKRAELTAGDAELASTVDLALRHRRPVVLTGEVSRQEARR; encoded by the coding sequence ATGGCGCTCCTTTCGACCCTGACACTTTTTCCGGCCTACTCCCTCGACACCTCCATCCTGGTGGCGGTGCTCGTGGGCGTGCTCATCCTGGCGCTCCTCACGGAGACGCTCGGGTGGGTCTTCGTGGGCCTCGTGGTTCCCGGCTACCTGGCCTCGGTGTTCGTCATCCACCCGGAGGCGGGTTGCACCGTCGTCGCCGAATCGCTGCTCACGTACGGCCTGGCGCTGGCGTTCTCCAGCGGACTGTCCCGCACGGGGGCCTGGAGCGAGTTCTTCGGCCGCGACCGCTTCTTCGCGGTGGTGCTCGCGAGCGTCGTGGTGCGCGCGGTCAGCGAGACGTGGCTGCTCCCGGTGCTGGGGCACTGGATGGACGAGCGGTGGGGCACGTCCTTCATCGTCGACCGCAGCCTGCACAGCATCGGCCTGGTGCTGGTGCCGCTCACCGCGAACGCCTTCTGGAAGCTGAAGCTGCGCCGCGGCCTGTGGCAGGTGGCGGTGCCGGTGGCGCTCACCTACGTCATCCTCCGCTTCGTGCTGCTGCCCGGCACCAACCTGTCCTTCTCCAGCCTGGAGCTGATGTACGAGGACGTGGCGCAGGACTTCCTGTCCAGCCCCAAGGCCTACATCATCCTGCTGACGACGGCGTTCCTCGCCGCGCGCTTCAACCTCAAGTACGGCTGGGACTTCAACGGCATCCTCGTGCCCGCGCTGCTGGCGCTCACGTGGCTGGAGCCGCTGAAGCTCGTGGCCACGCTGGCGGAGGTGCTGCTGCTGGTCGTGGCCGCGAAGGCGGTGCTGTCCGTGCCGGGGCTGCGCACGCTCAACCTCGAAGGCCCGCGCAAGACGGTGCTCGTCTTCTGTCTGGGCTTCCTCGTGAAGTGGGGCGTCGGCTGGGCCATGGGCGGCCGCATCCCGGGCCTCAAGGTCACGGACCTGTTCGGCTTCGGCTACCTGGTGCCCACGCTGCTGGCGGTGAAGATGCTGCAGAAGCAGGTGATTGCGCGCGTGCTCTTGCCCACGCTGCACACGTCGCTGGCGGGCTTCCTCATCGGCAGCCTCGCGGGCTTCGGGCTGTCGCTCATCGAACCGCGTCCGGCCACCGCGCTCACCGCGGAGGCACCGCACGACCACGTGCCCGGGCTGGGGCTGGACCGCTCCCCGCTGGGCCTGATGGTGCTGGGCCGCGCCACCGCTCGTGAGAGCGACGTGGGCGGGCAGTCGCTGCGGCTGAAGCACGGCGACCTGCGTGAGTACAGCGGGCTGTGGAACGGGCTGGATGCGTGGCTGGAGTCGGGCCGCGGGGAGGGCCTGAACGCGCTGCGCGCGAAGGCGGTGGCGCTGGGGCTGGAGCTTCGCGAGCTGCCGAAGCAGGACGGCGTGCCCGCGCGCTTCGCGCTGGTGGAGCGCGTGGAGGGCGCCGGCAAGGCGGGCTGGGACACGTCGCTGCTCATCCCCGGCGCGCACGGGCCGGTGCTGGAGGTGCCGCGTCCCCTGACGGAGGCGCCGAGCGCCGAGGCCGCCGCGCTCCTGTGCGAGCGCGTGAGCTGCCGCGCCATCATCGTGAGCGGCATGGATTCCCACCGCGCGGGCCTGGTGCTGGGCGACGCGCTGGCGCAGTCGGAGACGCCGCTGCGCCACGCGCACGACGCGCTGTCCTCTCGCGAGCGGGTGCAGCTGCGCGTGGATCCCTCGCTGAAGCCGGGCCAGGCGGTGCTGCACACGCCGGACGGCAAGGCGCCCCAGGGCCTGGACCTGCTGTGGCCGGGCGCGACGGTGACCGCCAATCCTCCGCCGGAGCCCGGTGGCAACTGGGGTGAGGCGCGGGTGAGCGTGCTGCGCGCGGGCGCCTTCGACCTGGCCTCGCTGGTGATTGCGCACGCCCAGGAACTGGCCGCGCCGATGACGGAGCGCGACGCGCTGGGCACGCTGATGGTGACGCCGGAGGTGGCGCGCGTCCCGGCGGTGCGGCCGTCCGACGCGGAGCTGCTGGTGCTGGAGCAGCAAGTGGCCTCGCCGCTGTTGGGCGGTGGGACGGCGGACGTGCCCAAGGAGCTGCGCGCGCGGTGGGCCGGGTCCATGGCGGCGCTGATGGGCCTGCGGGTGCACCCGGTGACGGAGTGCGCGGGCGCGGCCACCGGATGCTGGTGGGTGACGGACGCGCAGGACACGCCGGGCCGGCTGGGCGCGGGATTGATGGTGCGTCCGGGCGGCTCGCCGCTCGCGCTGGAGGTGCCGTCGCCGGCCCGCGAGGCGGGCACGCTGCCGGTGGCCGCGGAGCTGTGGCACGAGTCGCGCGCCACCGCGCTGGTGTTCGCCACCGCGTCCGGCGACATGCCCCACCCCGCCACCTTCGGCGAGCTGCGCACCAGCTTCCAGGCGTTCCACCAGGCGGCGCACCGCGCGCTGCCGAAGGAGCAGGGCTGGGTGCTGCACCTGCGCGGCTTCTCCGGCCGGCCCTCCGTGGAAGCGGACGTGCTGGTGGACGTGGGCAGCCCGGTGCTCACGGAAGCGCAGCGGCCGGCGGACCTGGAGCGGCTGTTGTCCCAGGAGGGCCCGCTGGGCTGGCTGGGGCAGCGCGTGCGCTACCACGACGGCTCTCCGGAGCTGACGGGCCTCAACGACGCGAGCCCGCAGCAGGTCTTCTCCCGCACCTTCGGCGGGGCGCGGCTGGCCACGCTGTGGCTGTCCGAGCCGCTGCGCGGCGCCTTCGTGGGCCCGCGGCTGGTGGCGGAGGAGCTGGCCCTCACGGGCCTGTTGCCCGAGGAGCCGCGCGAGTCTCCCGAGCGCGCGCTCCTGGCGGACCGGCTGGTGGCGCCGACGCAGCCGGTGTCCGCCGCGCTGAAGGAGCACTTCGCGGAGCTGACCGCGAGCGCGGAGCGCTACGTCGCGCAGCAGAACGTGCATGACCTCCGCGCGCTGGCGCAGACGAAGCGCGTGGGCAATGTGACGCGTCAGGTGAAGTCCGGCTTCAGCGCCGAATACGGCCTGCCCTTCCTCCTGGTGGAAGCGCGGCAGGGCAAGCAGGTGCTGCGCGCCGTCTATTTCCTTCAGCAGCACCCGTCGCCGGCGAAGCGCGCGGAGCTGACCGCGGGTGACGCGGAGCTCGCGAGCACGGTGGACCTGGCGCTGCGGCACCGCCGTCCGGTGGTGCTGACCGGGGAAGTCTCCCGCCAAGAGGCCCGTCGATGA
- a CDS encoding MEDS domain-containing protein → MNLPLRPSGIPAVGDLPWGSHFCQFYGDRDDLVDSLVPYFKAGLENNEHCLWVTSEPFGASDARTMLRDAVPDLEQRMARGQIEIIDHRDWYMQAGSKSADEVLQGWVDRHGRALSQGYAGLRLTGNTYWLERQDWSGFVDYEARVTDTFKSHNIIGMCSYCLDRCVPMDVLDVVRNHQFALIRQAGEWGLIESASMKSAKAELHKLNAELEQRVRERTAELQLALQMREEFLSVASHELKTPITSLQLYMENLLRANQRGSLTPDKATPKLLKAQEQCRRLENLINKMLDVSRASASEEPLPIEPEEVDLAEVARSVGEVFVEGLQRAGCELRLRADHPAVGHWDRMRLEQVVTNLLSNAIKYAPGAPVELAVHASGDRATLVVRDGGSGIPEEAQQRVFERFVQLSPKSHAGGFGLGLWIVRSIVDSHGGSIHLASRPGEGTTFTVELPSRRSA, encoded by the coding sequence ATGAACCTCCCCCTGCGTCCGAGTGGCATTCCCGCGGTGGGGGACCTGCCCTGGGGCTCCCACTTCTGTCAGTTCTACGGCGACCGGGATGACCTCGTGGACTCGCTGGTCCCCTATTTCAAGGCGGGCCTGGAGAACAACGAGCACTGCCTGTGGGTCACCTCCGAGCCGTTCGGCGCTTCGGATGCCCGGACGATGCTGCGCGACGCCGTGCCCGACCTGGAGCAGCGCATGGCCCGGGGGCAGATCGAGATCATCGACCATCGCGACTGGTACATGCAGGCCGGGAGCAAGAGCGCCGACGAGGTGCTCCAGGGCTGGGTGGACCGGCACGGACGGGCGCTTTCGCAGGGATACGCGGGGCTGCGCCTGACGGGGAACACCTACTGGCTGGAGCGCCAGGACTGGTCCGGCTTCGTCGATTACGAAGCCCGCGTCACCGACACCTTCAAGAGTCACAACATCATCGGGATGTGCAGCTACTGCCTGGACCGGTGCGTCCCGATGGACGTGCTCGACGTGGTCCGCAACCACCAGTTCGCGCTCATCCGGCAGGCCGGCGAATGGGGGCTCATCGAGAGCGCGTCGATGAAGAGCGCGAAGGCGGAGCTGCACAAGCTCAACGCCGAGCTCGAGCAGCGCGTGCGGGAGCGGACGGCGGAGCTCCAGCTCGCGCTCCAGATGCGCGAGGAGTTCCTCTCCGTCGCGTCGCATGAGCTGAAGACGCCCATCACCTCGCTCCAGCTCTACATGGAGAACCTGCTTCGGGCCAACCAGCGAGGCTCCCTGACGCCCGACAAGGCGACACCCAAGCTCCTCAAGGCCCAGGAGCAGTGCCGGCGCCTGGAGAACCTCATCAACAAGATGCTCGACGTCTCGCGGGCCTCCGCATCGGAGGAGCCGCTGCCCATCGAGCCCGAGGAGGTGGACCTCGCGGAGGTGGCGAGGAGCGTGGGCGAGGTCTTCGTCGAAGGGCTCCAGCGCGCCGGCTGTGAGCTGCGCCTGCGGGCGGACCACCCGGCTGTCGGCCACTGGGACCGGATGCGCCTGGAGCAGGTGGTGACGAACCTGCTGTCCAACGCCATCAAGTACGCGCCGGGAGCCCCCGTGGAGCTGGCGGTGCACGCCAGCGGAGACCGCGCGACGCTGGTGGTCCGCGACGGCGGGTCCGGCATCCCCGAGGAAGCCCAGCAGCGCGTCTTCGAGCGGTTCGTCCAGCTCTCCCCCAAGTCCCACGCCGGGGGTTTCGGGCTGGGGCTGTGGATTGTCCGCAGCATCGTGGACTCACACGGCGGAAGCATCCACCTGGCGAGCAGGCCGGGCGAGGGAACGACCTTCACGGTCGAGCTTCCGTCCCGGCGGAGCGCCTAG
- a CDS encoding GNAT family N-acetyltransferase, whose amino-acid sequence MEESPITDAMLGERVPSLPRLKAVEPLPHGRVEPLCVEEVRSLAAFDALEAEWNALVKRVDDQVFYRHEFMRCWMEHFAPGATLRVLTARNALGVLVGVLGLQEEQGHQYGVPVRQLSSLTNKHSCRFDLVADEPRRAAVAFLSHLMGDPSWQVLRLSDVPEGGAAWELLDAAKGAGMPCGAWPSSRSPYLVLPSTVAAWTKGRSNAKPLRRRRRRLEEKGRVEVERVAEVEGLGSKLEEAFALEQSGWKAREGTAIAQAEHRRGFYTGLARVAAERGWLGLYFLRLDSRPIAFQYGLEYGGRYLAMKPGYDESLAEVSPGHLLTENLIQDCIGRGLGELDLLGDDAPYKREWTEQVRRHHWLFIYRDTWMGQTLQRSKFRWAPVAKRMVGRWVRRR is encoded by the coding sequence ATGGAGGAGAGTCCCATCACGGACGCGATGCTCGGGGAGCGCGTCCCTTCCCTCCCCCGCCTCAAGGCGGTGGAGCCGTTGCCGCACGGGCGCGTGGAGCCCCTGTGCGTGGAGGAGGTCCGGAGTCTCGCGGCCTTCGATGCCTTGGAGGCGGAGTGGAACGCGCTGGTGAAGCGCGTGGACGACCAGGTGTTCTACCGGCACGAGTTCATGCGCTGCTGGATGGAGCACTTCGCGCCAGGGGCCACACTGCGCGTCCTCACGGCGAGGAACGCGTTGGGCGTGCTGGTGGGGGTGCTGGGGCTCCAGGAGGAGCAGGGCCACCAGTACGGCGTGCCGGTGCGGCAGTTGTCGTCGCTGACGAACAAGCACTCGTGCCGCTTCGACCTGGTGGCGGACGAGCCCCGGCGCGCCGCGGTGGCCTTCCTGTCGCATCTGATGGGCGACCCGAGCTGGCAGGTGCTCCGGCTGTCGGACGTGCCGGAGGGCGGCGCGGCGTGGGAGCTGCTCGACGCGGCGAAGGGCGCGGGGATGCCGTGCGGCGCATGGCCGAGCTCGCGCTCGCCATACCTGGTGTTGCCCTCCACGGTGGCGGCGTGGACGAAGGGCCGGAGCAACGCGAAGCCGCTGCGGCGAAGGCGCAGGCGCCTGGAGGAGAAGGGCCGCGTGGAGGTGGAGCGCGTGGCCGAAGTGGAGGGCCTGGGGTCGAAGTTGGAGGAGGCCTTCGCACTGGAACAGAGCGGCTGGAAGGCGCGGGAGGGAACGGCCATCGCGCAGGCGGAGCACCGGCGCGGCTTCTACACGGGGCTCGCGCGCGTGGCGGCGGAGCGCGGCTGGCTGGGGTTGTACTTCCTGCGATTGGACTCACGTCCCATCGCGTTCCAGTACGGGCTGGAATACGGCGGTCGCTACCTGGCGATGAAGCCGGGCTACGACGAGTCGTTGGCGGAGGTCAGCCCGGGGCACCTGCTGACGGAGAACCTGATCCAGGATTGCATTGGAAGAGGCCTGGGTGAGCTGGACCTGTTGGGAGATGATGCTCCCTACAAGCGCGAGTGGACGGAGCAGGTCCGGCGGCACCACTGGCTGTTCATCTACCGGGACACATGGATGGGGCAGACGTTGCAGCGCTCGAAGTTCCGTTGGGCCCCGGTGGCGAAAAGGATGGTGGGCAGATGGGTCCGACGGCGCTGA
- the alaS gene encoding alanine--tRNA ligase — MPSALTASQIREAFLQFFEERAHRRVASSSLVPVGDQTLLFTNAGMVQFKDVFTGREQRDYRRATTSQKCVRAGGKHNDLDNVGYTARHHTFFEMLGNFSFGDYFKADAIAFAWEFVTKRLGLAIDRLAVTVFNGENNIPWDEEAFELWAKQGVSRDRILKLGYKDNFWAMGDTGPCGPCSEIHYHQGDDIPCVEEAAGRKCQGVACDCDRWLEIWNLVFMQFERKEKDAPLIPLPKPSIDTGAGLERIASVVQGKRSNYDTDLFQGILATVSQLCGKPYTQETGASQRVVADHARATAFLVADGVQPSNVARGYVLRRIMRRAIRHGDQQLGIKEPFFFKVVDRVIELMGDAFPELRDGRTFILEVAKHEEEGFRRTLDRGLKLMDEELSKLQASGGKMISGEVVYLLHGTYGFPWDLTQIIARERGYDVDLEGFKQLQEKEAASQDFHGEKKSTTEVFQTVLSRTAPTQFLGYDGEGHEGEGSVIALVQDGVEVPQVSAGATVDVVLDRTPFYGESGGQLGDTGRIVAHGGKTVAQVKDAQRPVQGLIVHTVEVKEGTLKVGDMVQTSVDVERRKSIRANHSATHLLHKALKRVLGEHVKQAGSVVAPDFLRFDFSHFSPATQEQLEQVEDLVNTWVRDNADAQTRVMNIDDAKKSGAVAMFGEKYGETVRVVTVHPESTELCGGTHVKRSGDIGLFKVTSESGVASGVRRIVAVTGVGALQFVREQEHELKKVAALLRTNPKEVATRVEATQKRVKELERKVEEVSVKAQSASQKDLMDQAREVNGMKVLATRVDPADDKVFRGMADQLRDRIGSGIIAIGGEKDGRAVILVAATKDLVAKGISAGNLVREMAKEVGGKGGGKPDMAQAGGPDADKLPVALEKLYELVKGASPA; from the coding sequence ATGCCTTCCGCCCTCACCGCCTCCCAGATCCGCGAGGCGTTCCTCCAGTTCTTCGAGGAGCGCGCCCACCGCCGTGTGGCCTCCTCTTCGCTGGTGCCCGTTGGCGACCAGACCCTGCTGTTCACCAACGCCGGCATGGTCCAGTTCAAGGACGTCTTCACCGGCCGCGAGCAGCGGGACTACCGCCGCGCCACCACCTCGCAGAAGTGCGTGCGCGCCGGCGGCAAGCACAACGACCTCGACAACGTGGGCTACACCGCGCGCCACCACACGTTCTTCGAGATGCTCGGCAACTTCTCCTTCGGCGACTACTTCAAGGCCGACGCCATCGCGTTCGCCTGGGAGTTCGTGACGAAGCGCCTGGGCCTGGCCATCGACCGGCTCGCCGTCACCGTGTTCAACGGCGAGAACAACATCCCCTGGGACGAAGAGGCCTTCGAGCTGTGGGCGAAGCAGGGCGTGTCTCGCGACCGCATCCTGAAGCTCGGCTACAAGGACAACTTCTGGGCCATGGGCGACACCGGCCCGTGCGGCCCCTGCTCCGAAATCCACTACCACCAGGGCGACGACATCCCCTGTGTGGAAGAGGCCGCGGGCCGTAAGTGCCAGGGCGTCGCGTGTGATTGCGACCGGTGGCTCGAAATCTGGAACCTCGTGTTCATGCAGTTCGAGCGCAAGGAGAAGGACGCCCCGCTCATCCCGCTGCCCAAGCCGTCCATCGACACCGGCGCCGGCCTGGAGCGCATCGCGTCCGTCGTCCAGGGCAAGCGCTCCAACTACGACACCGACCTCTTCCAGGGCATCCTCGCCACCGTCAGCCAACTGTGCGGCAAGCCCTACACGCAGGAGACCGGTGCGTCCCAGCGCGTCGTCGCCGACCACGCCCGCGCCACCGCGTTCCTCGTGGCCGACGGCGTCCAGCCCTCCAACGTGGCGCGCGGCTACGTCCTGCGCCGCATCATGCGCCGGGCCATCCGCCACGGTGATCAGCAGCTGGGCATCAAGGAGCCCTTCTTCTTCAAGGTCGTGGACCGCGTCATCGAGCTCATGGGCGACGCGTTCCCCGAGCTGCGCGATGGCCGCACCTTCATCCTCGAAGTCGCCAAGCACGAGGAGGAGGGCTTCCGCCGCACGCTCGACCGCGGCCTCAAGCTGATGGACGAGGAGCTCTCCAAGCTCCAGGCCTCCGGCGGCAAGATGATCTCCGGCGAGGTCGTCTACCTGCTTCACGGCACCTACGGCTTCCCGTGGGACCTCACGCAGATCATCGCGCGCGAGCGCGGCTACGACGTGGACCTGGAGGGCTTCAAGCAGCTCCAGGAGAAGGAGGCCGCCAGCCAGGACTTCCACGGCGAGAAGAAGTCCACCACGGAGGTCTTCCAGACCGTCCTCTCGCGCACCGCCCCCACCCAGTTCCTGGGCTACGACGGCGAGGGCCACGAGGGCGAAGGCAGCGTCATCGCGCTCGTGCAGGACGGCGTGGAGGTGCCGCAGGTCTCCGCGGGCGCCACGGTGGACGTGGTGCTGGACCGCACGCCCTTCTATGGCGAGTCCGGTGGCCAGTTGGGCGACACGGGCCGCATCGTCGCGCACGGCGGCAAGACCGTGGCGCAGGTGAAGGACGCTCAGCGCCCGGTACAGGGGCTCATCGTCCACACCGTGGAGGTGAAGGAAGGCACGCTGAAGGTCGGCGACATGGTGCAGACGTCCGTGGACGTGGAGCGCCGCAAGTCCATCCGCGCGAACCACTCCGCCACGCACCTGCTCCACAAGGCGCTCAAGCGCGTGCTCGGCGAGCACGTGAAGCAGGCGGGCTCCGTCGTCGCGCCGGACTTCCTGCGCTTCGACTTCTCGCACTTCTCCCCCGCCACCCAGGAGCAACTGGAGCAGGTGGAGGACCTGGTGAACACCTGGGTGCGCGACAACGCGGATGCCCAGACGCGCGTCATGAACATCGACGACGCGAAGAAGTCCGGCGCGGTCGCCATGTTCGGCGAGAAGTACGGCGAGACCGTGCGCGTCGTCACCGTGCACCCGGAGTCCACGGAGCTCTGCGGCGGCACGCACGTGAAGCGCAGCGGCGACATCGGCCTGTTCAAGGTGACGAGCGAGAGCGGCGTCGCGTCCGGTGTGCGGCGCATCGTGGCCGTGACGGGCGTGGGCGCGCTCCAGTTCGTGCGCGAGCAGGAGCACGAGCTCAAGAAGGTCGCGGCGCTGTTGCGCACGAACCCCAAGGAGGTCGCCACCCGCGTGGAGGCCACCCAGAAGCGCGTGAAGGAGCTGGAGCGCAAGGTGGAGGAGGTCTCGGTGAAGGCCCAGTCGGCCTCGCAGAAGGACCTCATGGACCAGGCGCGCGAGGTCAACGGCATGAAGGTGCTGGCCACGCGCGTGGACCCCGCGGACGACAAGGTGTTCCGCGGCATGGCGGATCAGCTGCGCGACCGCATCGGCTCCGGCATCATCGCCATTGGCGGTGAGAAGGACGGCCGCGCCGTCATCCTGGTGGCGGCCACGAAGGACCTCGTCGCCAAGGGCATCAGCGCGGGCAACCTGGTCCGCGAGATGGCCAAGGAAGTGGGCGGCAAGGGCGGCGGCAAGCCGGACATGGCGCAGGCCGGTGGCCCGGACGCGGACAAGCTGCCCGTGGCGCTCGAGAAGCTCTACGAACTGGT